The Camelus dromedarius isolate mCamDro1 chromosome 1, mCamDro1.pat, whole genome shotgun sequence genome has a window encoding:
- the GNRHR gene encoding gonadotropin-releasing hormone receptor isoform X2, translating into MANSASPEQNQNHCSAINSSIPLTQDNLPTLTLSGKIRVTVTFFLFLLSTTFNASFLWKLQKWTQGKEKGKKLSRMKMLLKHLTLANLLETLIVMPLDGMWNITVQWYAGELLCKVLSYLKLFSMYAPAFMMVVISLDRSLAITRPLTMKSNSKLGQFMTGLAWLLSSIFAGPQLPLHHPSSHHVGLQCKNHLHPDKRPSSGSPQTTTESIQEQCTTSSAEDPKDDGCICHFIYRLLDSLLRPRNLVLV; encoded by the exons ATGGCAAACAGTGCCTCTCCCGAACAGAATCAAAACCACTGCTCAGCCATCAACAGCAGCATCCCACTGACACAGGACAACCTCCCCACCCTGACCTTATCGGGAAAAATCCGTGTGACagttactttcttcctttttctactcTCCACAACTTTCAATGCTTCTTTCTTGTGGAAACTTCAGAAGTGgactcagggaaaagaaaaagggaaaaaactctCAAGgatgaaaatgcttttaaaacatttgacCTTAGCCAACCTGTTGGAGACCCTAATTGTCATGCCACTGGATGGAATGTGGAACATTACTGTGCAGTGGTATGCCGGAGAGCTCCTCTGCAAAGTCCTCAGCTACCTGAAGCTTTTCTCCATGTATGCCCCAGCCTTCATGATGGTAGTGATCAGCCTGGACCGCTCCCTGGCCATTACGAGGCCTCTCACTATGAAAAGCAACAGCAAGCTCGGACAGTTCATGACTGGCTTGGCCTGGCTCCTCAGTAGCATCTTTGCTGGACCACAG CTGCCTCTTCATCATCCCTCTTCTCATCATGTTGGTCTGCAATGCAAAAATCATCTTCACCCTGACAAGCGTCCTTCATCAGGATCCCCACA GACTACAACTGAATCAATCCAAGAACAATGTACCACGAGCTCGGCTGAAGACCCTAAAGATGACGGTTGCATTTGCCACTTCATTTACCGTTTGCTGGACTCCCTACTACGTCCTAGGAATTTGGTATTGGTTTGA
- the GNRHR gene encoding gonadotropin-releasing hormone receptor isoform X1: protein MANSASPEQNQNHCSAINSSIPLTQDNLPTLTLSGKIRVTVTFFLFLLSTTFNASFLWKLQKWTQGKEKGKKLSRMKMLLKHLTLANLLETLIVMPLDGMWNITVQWYAGELLCKVLSYLKLFSMYAPAFMMVVISLDRSLAITRPLTMKSNSKLGQFMTGLAWLLSSIFAGPQLYIFRMIHLADSSGQTDGFSQCVTHCSFPQWWHEAFYNFFTFSCLFIIPLLIMLVCNAKIIFTLTSVLHQDPHRLQLNQSKNNVPRARLKTLKMTVAFATSFTVCWTPYYVLGIWYWFDPEMVNRVSDPVNHFFFLLAFLNPCFDPLIYGYFSL, encoded by the exons ATGGCAAACAGTGCCTCTCCCGAACAGAATCAAAACCACTGCTCAGCCATCAACAGCAGCATCCCACTGACACAGGACAACCTCCCCACCCTGACCTTATCGGGAAAAATCCGTGTGACagttactttcttcctttttctactcTCCACAACTTTCAATGCTTCTTTCTTGTGGAAACTTCAGAAGTGgactcagggaaaagaaaaagggaaaaaactctCAAGgatgaaaatgcttttaaaacatttgacCTTAGCCAACCTGTTGGAGACCCTAATTGTCATGCCACTGGATGGAATGTGGAACATTACTGTGCAGTGGTATGCCGGAGAGCTCCTCTGCAAAGTCCTCAGCTACCTGAAGCTTTTCTCCATGTATGCCCCAGCCTTCATGATGGTAGTGATCAGCCTGGACCGCTCCCTGGCCATTACGAGGCCTCTCACTATGAAAAGCAACAGCAAGCTCGGACAGTTCATGACTGGCTTGGCCTGGCTCCTCAGTAGCATCTTTGCTGGACCACAG TTATATATCTTCAGGATGATCCATTTAGCAGACAGCTCTGGACAGACAGACGGTTTCTCTCAATGTGTAACACACtgcagttttccacaatggtgGCATGAAGCCTTTTATAACTTTTTCACCTTCAGCTGCCTCTTCATCATCCCTCTTCTCATCATGTTGGTCTGCAATGCAAAAATCATCTTCACCCTGACAAGCGTCCTTCATCAGGATCCCCACA GACTACAACTGAATCAATCCAAGAACAATGTACCACGAGCTCGGCTGAAGACCCTAAAGATGACGGTTGCATTTGCCACTTCATTTACCGTTTGCTGGACTCCCTACTACGTCCTAGGAATTTGGTATTGGTTTGATCCTGAAATGGTAAACAGGGTGTCAGACCCAGTAAATCACTTCTTCTTTCTCCTGGCTTTTTTAAATCCGTGCTTTGACCCACTTATATATGGCTATTTCTCTCTGTAA